In the genome of Raphanus sativus cultivar WK10039 chromosome 4, ASM80110v3, whole genome shotgun sequence, one region contains:
- the LOC108851271 gene encoding 4-hydroxy-tetrahydrodipicolinate synthase 1, chloroplastic-like, producing the protein MTALKGYGLISVDSALHFPRPHQLEGYKRKNARWVSPKAAVVPNFHLPMRSLEDKNRTNTEDIRSLRVITAIKTPYLPDGRFDLEAYDELVNTQILKGAEGVIVGGTTGEGQLMSWDEHIMLIGHTVNCFGARIKVIGNTGSNSTREAIHATEQGFAVGMHAALHINPYYGKTSVEGMTAHFQTVLHMGPTIIYNVPGRTNQDIPPQVIFKLSRNVNLAGVKECVGNERVEEYTEKGIVVWSGNDDQCHDSRWDHGGTGVISVVSNLVPGLVRKLMFEGRNSELNAKVMPLVDWVFQEPNPIGVNTALAQLGVARPVFRLPYVPLPVSKRVEFVKLVEEIGREHFVGERDVQVLDDDDFILIGRY; encoded by the exons ATGACAGCTTTGAAAGGTTACGGCTTGATTTCCGTTGACTCTGCCCTCCATTTCCCTCGTCCACATCAACTCGAGGGCTACAAGAG AAAGAATGCGAGATGGGTCTCTCCAAAAGCAGCTGTAGTACCAAACTTCCATCTCCCTATGCGCAGTCTCGAAGACAAAAACAG GACAAACACAGAAGACATAAGATCCCTTAGAGTGATCACAGCCATCAAAACACCGTATCTCCCCGACGGTAGATTCGACCTCGAAGCATACGACGAGCTAGTCAACACACAGATACTCAAAGGCGCTGAAGGCGTGATCGTCGGCGGCACAACCGGGGAAGGCCAGCTGATGAGCTGGGACGAACACATAATGCTCATAGGCCACACCGTGAACTGTTTCGGCGCAAGGATCAAAGTCATTGGGAACACCGGAAGCAACTCCACCAGGGAAGCTATACACGCCACCGAGCAAGGGTTCGCTGTGGGGATGCACGCCGCTCTCCACATCAACCCTTACTACGGGAAAACATCTGTAGAAGGCATGACTGCTCATTTTCAAACCGTGCTTCACATGGGACCGACGATTATATACAATGTCCCGGGTCGTACGAATCAAGATATACCTCCGCAGGTTATCTTTAAACTCTCTAGGAACGTTAATCTAGCTGGTGTTAAGGAGTGTGTGGGTAATGAACGTGTTGAGGAGTATACTGAGAAGGGTATTGTTGTGTGGAGTGGGAATGATGATCAGTGTCATGACTCTAGATGGGATCATGGGGGGACTGGAGTTATATCGGTTGTTAGCAACTTGGTTCCGGGTTTGGTTAGGAAACTTATGTTTGAAGGTAGAAACTCTGAGTTGAACGCAAAGGTTATGCCTTTGGTGGATTGGGTGTTCCAGGAACCGAATCCTATTGGGGTTAACACAGCTTTGGCTCAGCTTGGAGTTGCTAGGCCGGTGTTTAGGTTACCTTATGTGCCGTTGCCTGTGTCCAAAAGGGTTGAGTTTGTTAAACTTGTGGAGGAGATTGGAAGGGAGCATTTTGTAGGGGAGAGGGATGTTCAGGtgcttgatgatgatgacttcATATTAATCGGTCGGTACTAG
- the LOC108853973 gene encoding brefeldin A-inhibited guanine nucleotide-exchange protein 2-like → MASSEVDSRLSRVVTPALEKIVKNASWRKHSKLAAECKSVIELLNSPRKSPDPDDSSSSSVPPGPLNDGGSVEYSLADSEHIFAPLINACGTGLVKIVEPAIDCVQKLIAHGYIRGESDPSGGPESILLFKLIESVCKCHDLGDEAIELPVLKTLLSAINSISLRIHGDCLLLIVRTCYDIYLGSKNVVNQTTAKASLIQILVIVFRRMEADSSTAPIQPIVVAELMQPVEKSDADGTMTQFVQGFITKIMQDIDGVLNPTMVGSVGQDAGGLGSSNTTVETTNPTDLLDSTDKDMLDAKYWEISMYKSALEGRKGELADVEAERDDDLEVQIENKLRRDAFLVFRALCKLSMKTAPKESSTDPQSMRGKILALELLKILLENAGDIFRTSERFLGAIKQYLCLSLLKNSASTLMIIFQLSCSIFISLVARFRAGLKAEIGVFFPMIVLRVVENVAQPNFQQKMIVLRFLDKLCLDSQILVDIFLNYDCDVSSSNIFERMVNGLLKTAQGAPTATSSTLLPPQEAAMKLEAMKCLVAILKSMGEWLNKQLRLPVSNSLNKSEALEIELGPGSPQLANGNADESADGSDTYSESPGGTSDALAIEQRRAYKLELQEGISLFNRKPTKGIEFLINAGKVGESPEEIAAFLKDASGLNKSLIGDYLGEREELHLKVMHAYVDSFDFQDMEFDEAIRTFLEGFRLPGEAQKIDRIMEKFAERYCKCNPKVFTSADTAYVLAYSVIMLNTDAHNPMVKNKMSADDFIRNNRGIDDGKDLPADYMRSLYERITKKEIKMKEDDLNLQQKQSTSSNRMLGLDGILNIVIRKQGGDSYVETSDDLMKHMQEQFKEKARKSESTYYAATDVVILRFMIEACWAPMLAAFSVPLDQSDDLTVIHLCLEGFHHAIHSTSLMSMKTHRDAFVTSLAKFTSLHSPADIKQKNIEAIKAILKLADEEGNYLQDAWEHILTCVSRFEQLHLLGEGAPPDAAFFASKQNESEKSKQPKLNVLPVLKKKGPGKSQYAATGVLRGSYDSMSFGGKGSRNVRQDQMSSIVSNLNLLEQVGEMNLIFAQSQNLNSEAIIDFVKALCKVSIDELRSPSNPRVFSLTKIVEIAHYNMNRIRLVWSSIWQVLSGFFVTIGCSENLSIAIFAMDSLRQLSMKFLEREELANYNFQNEFMTPFVIVMRRSNDVEIRELIIRCVSQMVLSRVNNVKSGWKSMFMVFTTAAYDDHKNIVFLSFEIIEKIIREYFPYITETETTTFTDCVNCLVAFTNNRFSKDISLRSIAFLRYCATKLAEGNLKSPSTNKDKETSGKTPQSSLHTGKSGRLENGEIVNSNNQLYFWFPLLAGLSELSFDPRPEIRKSALQILFDTLRNHGHLFSLPLWEKVFESVLFPIFDYVRHGIDPTGGDESPDQGSHGDVDEIDHDAWLYETCTLALQLVVDLFVKFYTTVNPLLKKVLMLLVSFIKRPHQSLAGIGIAAFVRLMSDAGVLFSEEKWLEVVSSLKESAKTTCPDFSYFLSEEYVERSQRNAESVAPVGSDGNEESQTTALRLYAAISDAKCRAAVQLLLIQAVMEIYNMYRPQLSAKSTLVLFDALHGVALHAHSVNSNSILRSRLQELGPMTQMQDPPLLRLENESYQICLTFLQNLVTDENKEAGEEEEEEIESLLVKTCQEVLNFYIETSSSAKKQQSESSRGSGYRWRIPLGSGKRRELAARAPLIVATLQAMCTLEEASFEKNMKSLFPLLASLISCEHGSSEVQVALADMLGLSVGPVLLQWC, encoded by the exons ATGGCTTCCTCGGAAGTCGATTCCCGACTGAGCCGAGTCGTAACGCCAGCTCTAGAGAAGATCGTCAAGAACGCTTCGTGGCGTAAACACTCCAAGCTCGCCGCCGAGTGCAAATCCGTCATCGAGCTGCTCAATTCGCCGCGGAAATCGCCCGATCCCGACgattcctcctcctcctccgttccTCCAGGTCCGCTTAACGACGGCGGCTCGGTGGAATACTCGCTCGCCGACTCCGAACACATCTTCGCCCCTCTGATCAACGCCTGCGGCACCGGCCTGGTGAAGATCGTCGAGCCTGCGATCGACTGCGTTCAGAAACTCATCGCGCACGGCTACATTCGCGGCGAATCGGATCCGTCGGGTGGACCTGAGTCAATCCTCTTGTTTAAACTGATCGAGTCTGTTTGTAAGTGCCACGATCTAGGAGACGAAGCGATTGAGCTGCCTGTGCTCAAGACTCTGTTATCAGCCATCAACTCCATCTCGCTGAGGATCCACGGGGACTGTTTGCTTCTGATCGTGCGCACGTGCTACGATATTTACTTGGGAAGCAAAAACGTGGTGAATCAGACGACTGCTAAGGCGTCTCTGATTCAGATATTAGTGATTGTGTTTCGGAGAATGGAGGCGGATTCGTCAACCGCCCCCATTCAGCCGATTGTGGTGGCTGAGCTAATGCAGCCGGTTGAGAAATCTGATGCGGATGGGACGATGACGCAGTTTGTTCAGGGCTTCATCACCAAGATCATGCAGGATATCGACGGCGTGTTGAATCCGACGATGGTGGGATCGGTGGGGCAAGATGCGGGGGGACTGGGGAGTAGTAATACCACGGTGGAGACGACGAATCCGACGGATTTGTTGGACTCTACTGATAAGGATATGTTGGATGCTAAGTATTGGGAGATCAGTATGTATAAGTCGGCGCTAGAGGGAAGGAAGGGGGAGCTTGCAGACGTTGAAGCTGAGAGAGATGATGATTTAGAGGTTCAGATTGAGAATAAGCTGCGGAGAGATGCGTTCTTGGTGTTTAGGGCTCTGTGTAAGCTGTCTATGAAGACGGCTCCTAAGGAGTCTTCGACGGATCCGCAGTCGATGAGAGGGAAGATTCTTGCTCTTGAGTTGTTGAAGATCTTGTTGGAGAATGCTGGGGATATCTTTAGGACAAGCGAAAG GTTCTTAGGTGCTATCAAACAATACTTGTGTTTGTCGTTGCTAAAGAACAGCGCTTCTACTCTTATGATTATCTTCCAGCTTTCTTGCTCTATTTTTATCAGTCTGGTTGCAAGGTTTCGGGCTGGACTGAAAGCGGAAATCGGAGTTTTCTTCCCAATGATTGTTCTTAGAGTCGTGGAGAATGTTGCTCAACCAAATTTTCAGCAGAAGATGATTGTTCTTCGGTTTCTCGACAAGCTTTGCTTGGATTCACAAATCCTGGTTGATATATTCTTGAACTACGATTGTGATGTCAGctcatcaaatatttttgagaG GATGGTCAATGGTCTCCTTAAAACGGCTCAAGGGGCTCCTACTGCTACATCTTCAACGCTGTTGCCACCTCAGGAGGCTGCTATGAAACTTGAAGCCATGAAGTGCTTAGTAGCCATATTGAAATCAATGGGAGAATGGTTGAACAAGCAGTTGCGCCTGCCAGTTTCTAATTCGCTGAATAAATCTGAAGCACTTGAGATTGAGCTGGGACCCGGAAGTCCTCAGTTGGCAAATGGAAATGCTGATGAGTCTGCTGATGGATCAGATACCTATTCTGAATCTCCAGGAGGTACATCTGATGCTCTAGCCATCGAGCAGCGCCGGGCTTACAAGCTCGAACTTCAG GAAGGTATTTCTCTTTTTAATCGGAAGCCAACAAAAGGCATTGAGTTTCTCATCAATGCTGGTAAGGTGGGGGAGTCTCCTGAAGAAATAGCAGCTTTTCTCAAAGACGCGTCAGGGTTAAATAAATCTTTGATAGGCGATTATCTTGGGGAAAGAGAAGAGTTACATCTCAAGGTTATGCATGCGTATGTGGATTCTTTTGATTTCCAAGACATGGAATTTGATGAGGCAATAAGAACCTTTCTGGAAGGTTTTAGGCTGCCAGGAGAAGCACAAAAGATTGACCGAATCATGGAGAAGTTTGCTGAACGTTACTGCAAGTGTAATCCTAAGGTGTTTACTAGTGCAGACACAGCTTATGTTCTTGCATATTCTGTGATCATGCTCAATACTGATGCCCACAATCCCATGGTGAAGAACAAG ATGTCTGCCGATGACTTTATTAGAAACAATCGGGGAATAGACGACGGAAAAGATTTACCTGCGGACTATATGAGATCGCTGTATGAACGGATAACAAAGAAAGAGATAAAGATGAAAGAAGATGATTTAAATTTGCAACAGAAGCAATCCACAAGCTCAAACAGAATGCTTGGTTTGGATGGTATATTAAACATAGTGATCCGTAAGCAGGGGGGAGATTCATATGTGGAAACAAGCGATGATCTGATGAAGCATATGCAAGAGCAGTTTAAAGAAAAAGCTCGCAAATCAGA GTCAACCTACTATGCTGCGACAGATGTGGTTATTCTCAGATTCATGATTGAGGCTTGTTGGGCTCCTATGCTTGCTGCATTCAGTGTGCCGCTAGACCAGAGTGATGATTTGACAGTTATCCACTTATGTCTGGAAGGCTTCCACCATGCAATACATTCTACTTCGTTGATGTCAATGAAGACTCATAGAGATGCTTTTGTGACTTCACTAGCGAAGTTCACTTCACTTCACTCCCCAGCGGATATCaagcaaaaaaatattgagGCCATTAAG GCGATTCTCAAACTTGCTGATGAAGAGGGCAACTATTTGCAAGATGCCTGGGAGCATATACTAACTTGTGTTTCCCGTTTTGAGCAACTACATCTCTTGGGAGAAGGTGCTCCTCCAGATGCCGCTTTTTTTGCTTCCAAGCAAAATGAGTCAGAGAAATCAAAGCAACCCAAACTAAATGTGCTTCCTGTTCTGAAAAAGAAAGGTCCCGGGAAAAGTCAATATGCAGCTACAGGTGTCTTGAGGGGTTCATATGACAGCATGAGTTTTGGTGGAAAAGGTTCTAGGAACGTGAGACAAGACCAGATGAGCAGTATAGTCTCTAATTTAAACCTGTTGGAGCAGGTTGGTGAAATGAATCTAATATTCGCACAGAGTCAGAATCTGAACAGTGAAGCTATAATAGACTTTGTTAAAGCTCTCTGCAAAGTTTCTATCGATGAGTTACGGTCTCCTTCTAATCCACGCGTTTTTAGCCTCACAAAGATCGTTGAGATAGC GCATTATAACATGAACCGCATAAGGCTTGTTTGGTCAAGCATCTGGCAAGTGCTATCGGGTTTCTTTGTGACCATTGGATGCTCAGAGAATCTTTCTATTGCAATTTTTGCAATGGACTCTTTGCGCCAGTTGTCAATGAAATTCCTGGAACGGGAGGAGTTGGCTAATTACAACTTCCAGAACGAGTTTATGACACCTTTTGTCATTGTTATGCGTAGAAGTAATGATGTTGAGATCAGAGAACTTATCATCCGATGTGTTTCTCAGATGGTATTGTCGCGTGTGAATAATGTTAAGTCGGGATGGAAAAGCATGTTCATG GTTTTTACCACAGCAGCATATGACGACCACAAGAATATAGTTTTTCTATCCTTTGAGATTATCGAGAAGATTATTCGAGAATATTTTCCATACATAACTGAGACAGAAACCACCACATTTACAGATTGTGTGAACTGCCTTGTTGCATTCACCAACAACAGGTTTAGCAAGGATATCAGTCTCCGGTCCATAGCTTTCCTCCGGTATTGTGCAACAAAGCTTGCAGAAGGAAATCTTAAATCACCATCAACGAACAAAGACAAGGAAACTTCTGGAAAGACTCCTCAGTCATCTCTCCACACAGGAAAAAGCGGAAGACTAGAGAACGGAGAGATCGTAAACAGCAATAATCAGCTATACTTTTGGTTTCCTCTACTAGCAG GCTTGTCGGAGCTTAGTTTCGATCCAAGACCAGAAATCAGGAAAAGTGCACTACAGATTCTGTTTGACACCTTACGCAACCACGGCCACTTATTTTCTCTGCCATTGTGGGAAAAAGTATTCGAATCTGTGTTATTTCCTATATTTGACTACGTACGGCATGGTATTGATCCAACTGGCGGAGACGAGTCTCCAGATCAAGGAAGTCATGGTGATGTGGACGAGATAGACCATGATGCTTGGCTATACGAGACCTGCACGTTAGCACTACAGCTTGTTGTGGATCTCTTTGTCAAATTCTACACTACAGTCAATCCACTTCTAAAGAAAGTACTAATGCTTCTTGTGAGCTTCATAAAGAGACCTCACCAGAGCCTTGCAGGGATTGGTATCGCTGCGTTTGTTCGTCTTATGAGCGACGCTGGTGTCTTGTTTTCTGAAGAGAAATGGTTAGAAGTAGTGTCGTCTTTGAAAGAATCGGCGAAGACTACGTGTCCAGATTTTTCTTATTTCCTCAGCGAAGAGTATGTGGAGAGAAGCCAAAGAAATGCAGAGTCTGTGGCTCCAGTTGGCTCGGATGGTAATGAAGAGAGTCAGACAACAGCACTCCGTCTTTACGCCGCTATCTCTGATGCTAAGTGCCGTGCCGCGGTTCAGCTTTTGTTGATTCAA GCTGTGATGGAGATCTACAACATGTACAGACCTCAGCTCTCAGCGAAAAGCACGTTAGTTCTCTTCGACGCATTGCACGGTGTAGCGTTACATGCTCACAGCGTAAACAGCAACTCGATACTCCGTTCAAGACTACAAGAGCTAGGACCCATGACGCAAATGCAAGATCCTCCACTACTTCGTCTCGAGAACGAGTCTTACCAAATCTGCCTCACGTTCTTACAGAATCTCGTCACAGACGAAAACAAAGAagcaggagaagaagaagaagaggaaataGAGTCACTCCTAGTCAAAACCTGTCAAGAAGTTCTCAACTTCTACATCGAAACCTCTTCTTCTGCGAAAAAACAACAGTCAGAGTCATCACGAGGAAGCGGGTACCGATGGAGGATACCTCTGGGATCAGGGAAACGAAGGGAGTTAGCAGCAAGAGCTCCTCTTATAGTTGCAACACTCCAAGCGATGTGTACATTGGAAGAAGCATCGTTTGAGAAGAACATGAAGTCTCTGTTTCCACTTCTGGCTAGCTTGATTAGCTGCGAACACGGGTCTAGTGAGGTTCAGGTTGCTCTTGCCGACATGCTAGGCTTATCGGTTGGTCCAGTTCTACTCCAGTGGTGCTGa